From a single Lewinella sp. LCG006 genomic region:
- a CDS encoding CocE/NonD family hydrolase: MRNTLLLLLTLVLFACTPTQQVTQSTTVSTTTTVPQEEDLTPATSPRDFYNKTEHYITMRDGIKLYVAVYTPKDASPDKPYPIMLQRTCYSAQPYGADQYPEDFSRFQDMANEKYIFVFQDVRGRWMSEGTFDNMRPYIPNKRTTSQIDESSDTYDSIDWLVKNIPNNTGKVGVWGISYPGFYSTCSLIDAHPALKAVSPQAPIGDFYFDDFHHNGAYTLAYWSVNNLFGIQKTAPTSEAWYEFPYMGPDPYDFYLKHTPLSKLDAITDQDNFFWKEIMANPDYNEFWQSRNIVQHLKDIRPAVMTVGGWFDAEDLYGPLMTYGNIEKWNDETYNTIVMGPWSHGDWSRRKGRQAVSNVFFGENINEDYQAQVEARFFHHWLKGPADGKTGLPEAHMFDCGTKVWRDFANWPPQQAQERTLFLSDQGKILEKDQKTESAATSFISDPAHPVPFNTDIKPLFIPRKYMADDQRHVARRPDVLTFTTEPLTEDLTLAGPISAQLFVSTTGTDADWIVKVIDVYPDDHPDYEETQDHLTMGGYQQLVRGEAFRGRYRNGFEKGVPFAPNEITEVSWKLQDVMHTFKKGHRLMVQVHSSWFPYIDMNPQTFVPNIFEATEEDFKVQEHKLYHMGEYQSKIKVSVIE; the protein is encoded by the coding sequence ATGAGGAATACCCTACTCTTGCTCCTGACCCTTGTGCTGTTTGCCTGCACGCCCACGCAGCAAGTTACACAATCCACCACGGTCTCCACTACAACTACCGTCCCTCAGGAGGAGGACCTGACGCCCGCCACCAGTCCGCGCGATTTTTACAACAAAACCGAGCACTACATCACCATGCGCGATGGTATCAAGCTCTATGTTGCGGTCTACACCCCCAAGGATGCCAGCCCCGACAAGCCCTACCCCATCATGCTCCAGCGCACCTGCTACAGTGCCCAGCCCTATGGAGCGGATCAGTATCCGGAAGATTTTAGCCGTTTTCAAGACATGGCCAACGAAAAGTACATCTTCGTCTTCCAGGATGTGCGCGGCCGTTGGATGAGCGAGGGCACCTTCGACAATATGCGCCCCTACATCCCCAACAAGCGCACCACCAGCCAGATAGACGAAAGTAGCGACACTTATGACAGTATCGACTGGCTGGTAAAAAATATTCCCAACAATACGGGCAAGGTAGGCGTTTGGGGCATCTCCTACCCCGGTTTCTATTCCACCTGTTCCCTCATTGATGCGCACCCTGCCCTCAAAGCAGTGAGCCCGCAAGCCCCGATCGGGGATTTTTACTTCGACGACTTTCACCACAACGGGGCTTACACGCTCGCTTACTGGTCGGTCAACAACCTCTTCGGTATCCAAAAAACGGCACCTACCAGCGAAGCCTGGTACGAGTTTCCCTACATGGGCCCCGATCCCTACGATTTCTACCTCAAACACACCCCACTCTCCAAGCTGGATGCCATCACCGACCAGGACAACTTCTTCTGGAAAGAAATCATGGCCAATCCCGACTACAACGAATTCTGGCAAAGCCGCAACATCGTCCAGCACCTCAAAGACATCCGGCCAGCAGTAATGACCGTAGGCGGTTGGTTTGATGCCGAAGACCTCTACGGGCCACTCATGACTTATGGCAACATCGAAAAGTGGAACGACGAAACCTACAACACCATCGTTATGGGCCCCTGGAGCCACGGCGACTGGTCGCGCCGCAAGGGTCGCCAAGCTGTCAGCAATGTCTTCTTCGGTGAAAACATCAACGAAGACTACCAGGCCCAGGTCGAAGCTCGCTTCTTCCACCACTGGCTCAAAGGTCCCGCCGACGGCAAGACCGGCCTACCCGAAGCCCACATGTTCGATTGTGGTACCAAAGTATGGCGCGATTTCGCCAACTGGCCGCCGCAGCAAGCGCAGGAACGTACCCTCTTCCTCAGCGATCAGGGGAAAATTTTGGAAAAAGACCAAAAGACGGAATCAGCCGCTACCTCCTTCATCAGCGATCCGGCTCACCCGGTACCCTTTAATACCGACATCAAGCCCCTCTTTATCCCCCGCAAATACATGGCCGATGATCAGCGTCACGTTGCTCGCCGTCCGGACGTGCTCACCTTCACCACCGAGCCGCTCACCGAAGACCTCACCTTGGCCGGGCCTATCAGCGCCCAGCTATTCGTCAGTACCACCGGCACCGATGCCGACTGGATCGTGAAAGTTATCGACGTTTATCCCGACGACCACCCCGATTACGAAGAAACCCAAGACCACCTCACCATGGGTGGTTACCAGCAATTGGTCAGAGGCGAGGCTTTCCGCGGTCGCTACCGCAACGGCTTCGAAAAGGGCGTCCCCTTTGCCCCTAACGAAATCACCGAAGTTAGTTGGAAATTGCAAGATGTGATGCACACCTTCAAAAAAGGTCACCGCCTCATGGTTCAGGTTCACAGCAGCTGGTTTCCCTACATCGACATGAACCCGCAGACCTTCGTGCCCAACATCTTTGAAGCTACCGAAGAGGATTTTAAGGTTCAGGAACATAAACTGTATCACATGGGAGAATACCAGAGTAAAATCAAGGTGAGTGTCATTGAGTAG
- a CDS encoding family 20 glycosylhydrolase: protein MYKAIFFFLCITVTLTSCGSSPINLAHQYVVIPLPQKMAPAEGQFILDESTTVLVEDQNEEIEAVAEQLLAVLEEAIGRRQVQREAPSGHQIVFRQDITIEAPEGYRLLISPQQVSIEAATAKGMFYAVQTIRQLLSYDAQAGGIWFIPAATIEDAPRFSYRGMHLDVARHFYPVETVKKIIDQLAYHKMNTFHWHLTDDQGWRIEIKKYPKLTEVGAFRNGTLIGHYNDQPHRFDDQRYGGFYTQEEIRDVIRYAEERFVQIIPEIELPGHAQAALAAYPELACTDGPFEVWQKWGVSENVFCPTETTFTFLENVLTEVAALFPGKYIHIGGDECPKSAWKESAFCQQLMKEQGLKDEHELQSYFIRRIEAYLNSIGKQIIGWDEILEGGLAPNATIMSWRGIEGGIEAANANHDVIMTPGSHCYFDHYQSDHPDEPIAIGGLTTLEKVYHYQPIPEGLRVSQHQFILGAQANLWTEYITTEEQLEYMIFPRLCALAEVLWTGDRGAFEDFVVRLTTHLKRLEAMGIKPANHLYEIKAEITTNDGRIATNLSTLAQDAQLHYTLDGSVPGPESPVYTSALFIDSTTTISAQNYLEGKAIGRSWQQEIRFHQATGQAITLVNAPHPKYSSGGPQALINGINGSDERYGDQEWLGFAGDDFIATIDLGAMKEISEVAFRFFKGEGQWIYLPASVVVAASEDGVSYTEVGRLGQLTGASKVVSPQIDFPMTKAQCVKIEVQNFGIIPQGQQGGGNPSWLFVDEIRVD, encoded by the coding sequence ATGTACAAAGCCATTTTTTTCTTTCTCTGCATCACGGTAACCTTGACATCGTGTGGTTCTTCACCGATCAACTTAGCGCATCAATATGTCGTTATTCCACTGCCCCAAAAAATGGCCCCAGCGGAAGGTCAATTTATTTTAGATGAATCCACTACTGTATTGGTGGAAGATCAAAATGAGGAGATAGAAGCGGTGGCGGAGCAATTGTTGGCCGTATTGGAGGAGGCAATTGGGAGAAGGCAAGTGCAGAGGGAGGCTCCAAGTGGGCACCAGATCGTCTTTCGCCAGGACATCACTATAGAAGCCCCGGAGGGCTACCGACTATTGATATCGCCGCAGCAGGTAAGCATAGAAGCCGCTACGGCTAAGGGCATGTTTTATGCGGTCCAAACTATACGGCAATTGCTGTCTTATGATGCTCAGGCGGGAGGTATCTGGTTTATTCCCGCTGCCACCATTGAAGATGCACCCCGTTTTTCCTACCGTGGCATGCACCTCGATGTCGCCCGCCATTTTTACCCGGTGGAGACGGTCAAGAAAATCATCGACCAATTGGCTTACCATAAAATGAATACCTTCCACTGGCACCTTACGGATGATCAAGGGTGGAGGATAGAGATCAAAAAATACCCCAAGCTGACGGAGGTGGGTGCTTTTCGCAACGGTACCTTGATCGGGCACTACAATGATCAACCCCATCGGTTTGACGATCAGCGCTACGGCGGGTTTTACACTCAGGAAGAGATCAGGGATGTTATCCGCTACGCAGAAGAGCGCTTTGTGCAAATTATTCCTGAGATAGAGTTGCCGGGGCACGCCCAGGCCGCTTTGGCTGCATATCCCGAGCTGGCTTGTACGGATGGGCCTTTTGAGGTGTGGCAAAAATGGGGGGTCTCGGAAAATGTTTTTTGCCCAACTGAAACGACTTTTACCTTTTTGGAAAATGTCTTAACCGAAGTTGCTGCGCTTTTCCCAGGGAAATACATCCATATCGGCGGCGACGAGTGCCCCAAGTCGGCCTGGAAGGAAAGTGCTTTTTGTCAGCAATTGATGAAAGAACAAGGGTTGAAGGATGAGCATGAACTACAGAGTTATTTCATCCGCCGGATAGAAGCTTATTTGAACAGCATAGGAAAGCAAATTATTGGCTGGGATGAAATCCTGGAAGGAGGCCTTGCTCCCAACGCTACCATCATGTCGTGGAGAGGTATCGAAGGCGGGATAGAAGCGGCCAATGCCAACCATGATGTGATCATGACACCTGGTTCTCATTGTTATTTTGATCACTACCAAAGCGATCATCCTGATGAACCCATCGCTATTGGCGGATTGACGACCCTGGAAAAAGTCTATCATTACCAACCAATTCCAGAAGGTTTGCGGGTATCGCAACACCAATTTATTCTAGGGGCACAAGCGAATTTATGGACGGAGTACATCACGACGGAGGAACAGCTGGAATACATGATATTTCCGCGCCTTTGCGCTTTAGCGGAAGTGCTCTGGACAGGGGACAGGGGGGCTTTTGAAGATTTTGTAGTGCGCCTGACTACTCACCTCAAACGCTTGGAAGCGATGGGGATAAAACCGGCGAATCATTTGTACGAAATCAAAGCAGAGATCACTACAAATGATGGCCGTATTGCCACCAACCTGAGTACACTTGCCCAAGATGCACAGCTACATTATACCCTCGACGGGAGTGTGCCTGGCCCCGAAAGCCCTGTTTATACCTCGGCCTTGTTCATCGATTCCACCACGACCATCAGCGCTCAAAATTACCTGGAAGGTAAAGCCATCGGGCGAAGCTGGCAGCAGGAAATTCGTTTTCACCAAGCTACAGGGCAAGCCATTACGTTGGTAAATGCCCCTCACCCTAAATACAGTAGTGGGGGGCCACAGGCACTCATCAATGGGATCAATGGCAGTGATGAACGCTACGGCGATCAGGAATGGCTAGGTTTTGCTGGCGACGACTTCATCGCAACGATTGATCTCGGTGCGATGAAAGAAATCAGTGAAGTTGCTTTTCGGTTTTTCAAAGGAGAAGGCCAGTGGATTTATCTGCCCGCCAGCGTTGTGGTCGCTGCTTCCGAGGATGGAGTAAGCTACACTGAGGTTGGAAGGTTAGGGCAGCTAACAGGCGCAAGCAAGGTGGTAAGTCCTCAAATTGATTTTCCGATGACCAAAGCGCAGTGCGTAAAAATAGAAGTCCAAAACTTCGGCATCATACCTCAAGGGCAACAAGGAGGAGGGAACCCATCGTGGCTTTTTGTGGATGAGATAAGGGTGGATTGA
- a CDS encoding copper homeostasis protein CutC: protein MKKTIIESCVETLDEAITAAKRGADQIELCSDLAQDGLTPTLALTQQVSAAISIPIKVMIRPRGGNFVFQPEELRSMWDSIMEFRKINIQHFVIGMATPENTLDITAIRALCEAFPEGKFTLHKVIDYVTDPLASIPALNQIPNLTSILTSGGAPTALEGAAQIMAMQKALAPSKHIIAAGKITQDNLALVQSSIPVPAYHGRRILGEL from the coding sequence ATGAAAAAAACCATTATCGAATCTTGTGTGGAAACACTCGATGAAGCGATCACTGCCGCCAAGCGAGGAGCCGATCAAATAGAGTTGTGTAGCGACTTGGCCCAAGATGGCCTTACGCCCACACTCGCCCTTACCCAGCAGGTTTCAGCAGCAATAAGCATCCCCATCAAAGTGATGATCCGCCCCAGAGGAGGTAATTTCGTTTTCCAGCCGGAAGAACTGCGTAGCATGTGGGACAGCATCATGGAGTTTCGTAAAATCAATATCCAGCATTTCGTTATCGGGATGGCTACACCTGAAAACACCCTTGACATTACAGCCATTCGTGCGCTGTGCGAGGCTTTTCCGGAAGGGAAATTCACCCTTCACAAAGTGATTGACTACGTAACTGATCCGCTCGCCAGTATTCCTGCGCTCAATCAGATCCCCAATCTCACCAGTATACTTACCTCTGGTGGTGCACCAACAGCCCTCGAAGGTGCTGCCCAAATCATGGCCATGCAGAAGGCCTTGGCCCCTTCAAAACACATCATCGCTGCTGGCAAAATTACCCAAGACAATCTGGCCCTTGTGCAAAGCAGCATCCCCGTTCCCGCCTATCATGGGCGGAGGATTTTGGGGGAGTTGTGA
- a CDS encoding ankyrin repeat domain-containing protein, with product MNFFDAIRVGNLEEVKTQLAAQPTLAEEMDARGFTPLVMATYSGQLPIVKELLKAGADIDDQAASGNTALMGVCFKGSEETVQLLLDHGAAVNIQNELGATALIFAATYGHTNIVKMLLEAGADKNLKDSNGKTALQHAKNQALVDVLSD from the coding sequence ATGAATTTTTTCGATGCCATCCGTGTAGGTAACTTAGAAGAGGTAAAAACACAACTTGCTGCTCAACCCACTTTAGCAGAAGAAATGGACGCCCGTGGATTCACCCCCCTCGTTATGGCTACCTATAGTGGGCAGCTTCCTATTGTAAAAGAACTATTAAAAGCGGGTGCCGATATCGACGACCAAGCGGCATCTGGCAACACCGCCTTGATGGGTGTATGTTTTAAAGGATCAGAAGAAACTGTTCAACTGCTATTGGATCATGGTGCAGCGGTGAACATTCAAAATGAGCTAGGCGCTACGGCCCTCATCTTTGCTGCCACCTATGGCCATACCAACATCGTAAAAATGCTATTGGAAGCAGGTGCTGATAAAAATCTGAAAGATTCCAATGGAAAAACGGCATTACAACACGCCAAAAACCAGGCGTTGGTGGATGTGCTGAGTGATTAG
- a CDS encoding LysR substrate-binding domain-containing protein, translating to MTLQQLEYAFFLLKTGSFSKAAKRAGLSQPAISQQITKLENELGFAVFDRQTKPIKTTPLGLRFLERAQMLLLEAQQLREFALQLEEDAEGSLTIGIIPTLAPYLVPFFIQDLQQKHPRIKLNVQEMMTKEIVRGILDGELNGGIISTPIASQLEFEYVPLFFEKFFLYISYKHPLFQQKEVNLDQIKMEDLWLLNEGNCFSDQVNNMCQLNYLNKQKPQLEYGSNSIEALRRIVEHKGGLTFLPELATLNVSSSHEDMIKKIAGPVRAREISMIFLNNNPKKQLLLKLKDVIQDNLPKSVLQKGEKLLVKTNVEV from the coding sequence ATGACCCTTCAACAGCTTGAGTACGCTTTTTTTCTGCTTAAAACAGGTTCCTTTAGTAAGGCGGCTAAAAGGGCAGGGCTTAGCCAGCCGGCTATTAGTCAACAGATTACCAAGTTGGAAAACGAGCTTGGTTTTGCTGTTTTTGATCGGCAGACCAAGCCTATTAAAACAACGCCCCTGGGGCTGCGATTTCTCGAAAGAGCCCAGATGTTACTACTAGAAGCCCAACAACTCAGAGAGTTCGCGCTGCAACTGGAAGAGGATGCAGAGGGAAGTTTGACGATTGGTATTATACCTACACTGGCTCCTTACCTGGTCCCCTTTTTTATCCAAGACTTGCAGCAAAAGCATCCGCGGATAAAACTCAATGTTCAGGAGATGATGACCAAGGAAATCGTACGTGGTATTCTGGATGGGGAACTGAACGGTGGCATTATCTCTACGCCGATTGCCAGTCAGTTGGAGTTTGAGTACGTTCCTTTGTTTTTTGAAAAATTCTTCCTTTACATCTCTTACAAACATCCCCTTTTTCAGCAAAAAGAGGTGAATCTGGACCAAATAAAAATGGAAGATTTATGGCTGCTCAATGAAGGCAACTGCTTCAGTGATCAGGTAAATAATATGTGTCAATTGAATTACCTCAATAAGCAAAAGCCTCAATTGGAATATGGTAGCAATTCGATCGAAGCCCTGCGACGTATCGTAGAACATAAAGGGGGCTTAACTTTTCTGCCCGAACTGGCGACATTGAATGTTTCTTCTAGCCACGAAGACATGATCAAAAAGATTGCTGGCCCCGTGAGAGCCCGCGAGATCAGCATGATTTTTCTGAACAACAACCCTAAAAAACAGCTGCTGCTCAAACTCAAGGATGTTATTCAGGATAACCTACCCAAATCGGTATTGCAAAAGGGGGAGAAGTTGTTGGTGAAAACGAATGTGGAGGTTTAG
- a CDS encoding anti-sigma factor: MDIKAYIASGILEQYAFDLLSPTERSEVEAHLQQYPELVEELRQIEYAIEKYLSLYQDTPSPDFKQRLNDSLENVVPDPRPTPPPPPSSRGGFNGWLMGLAIIALAAAAWLFYDNQEKDRSYQELAIDYQNLQLDCDETTETNRGLLNQLQTIRQSGNSLIQMRGTDKDTTAFASIIYNAETRKSYLDIINLATPAADKQYQLWAIVDGTPVDMGVFDVTVDTSSTLQEVPFIENVQAFAVTLEPRGGSVVPTLEEMVVIGTTG, encoded by the coding sequence GTGGACATCAAAGCATACATAGCATCTGGAATTTTGGAGCAATACGCTTTCGACTTGCTCTCTCCCACGGAGAGAAGCGAGGTGGAGGCCCATCTCCAGCAATATCCTGAGCTGGTAGAAGAATTGCGCCAGATAGAGTACGCCATAGAGAAATACCTTTCCCTATACCAAGACACTCCAAGCCCCGACTTTAAACAACGGCTTAACGATAGCCTGGAGAACGTCGTACCTGATCCACGCCCGACACCGCCGCCCCCTCCTTCCTCTAGAGGAGGCTTTAATGGATGGTTGATGGGGCTCGCAATTATTGCGCTGGCTGCCGCTGCCTGGTTGTTTTATGACAACCAGGAGAAAGATCGTAGCTATCAAGAATTGGCGATAGATTATCAAAACTTGCAACTAGATTGTGATGAAACCACCGAAACCAATCGTGGCCTACTCAACCAATTGCAAACCATTCGCCAATCGGGCAACAGCCTGATCCAAATGCGTGGTACGGATAAAGATACAACTGCCTTCGCATCGATCATCTATAATGCGGAAACCAGGAAGTCTTATCTTGATATCATCAACCTTGCGACGCCTGCTGCCGACAAGCAATACCAGCTATGGGCCATCGTAGACGGCACCCCAGTAGACATGGGCGTCTTTGATGTCACAGTTGATACCAGCAGCACCCTTCAGGAAGTACCCTTCATTGAAAATGTTCAGGCCTTTGCCGTTACGCTCGAGCCTCGCGGAGGTAGCGTAGTACCCACGCTGGAAGAGATGGTGGTGATTGGTACGACGGGGTAG
- a CDS encoding RNA polymerase sigma factor, with protein MTNNFEKRDQLELQIALLLSRSDRAAIDLIYQNYAETLLGVIKRIVGSHEIAEEVLQDTFLKIWKNALKYEPGKGRLFTWFANIARNTAIDKVRSAGFRKNKETTSTENLVSIDVLGSEESQIADAGLQKVLDSIDPKYRQLIDLAYFQAYSQREIEEELGIPLGTIKTRLRKAIELLREKLKDDHLKQLLTVIATLTNLLNDWH; from the coding sequence ATGACTAACAATTTCGAAAAAAGGGATCAATTAGAGTTGCAAATTGCGCTCCTTCTCAGTCGGTCAGACCGTGCTGCGATTGATCTTATTTATCAGAATTACGCTGAAACGCTTCTGGGAGTTATTAAACGTATTGTAGGTTCACACGAGATCGCGGAAGAAGTCCTTCAGGATACTTTCCTAAAAATCTGGAAAAACGCACTAAAATACGAGCCAGGTAAGGGCCGGTTATTCACCTGGTTTGCCAACATTGCTCGTAATACGGCTATTGATAAAGTGCGTTCTGCAGGGTTTCGTAAAAACAAAGAAACCACTAGCACAGAAAATCTCGTAAGTATTGATGTATTGGGAAGTGAAGAGTCGCAAATAGCAGACGCTGGCCTCCAGAAAGTCCTCGACTCCATCGACCCCAAGTACCGCCAGCTGATCGACCTGGCTTATTTTCAGGCTTATTCCCAACGAGAAATCGAAGAAGAACTAGGTATTCCTCTGGGAACCATAAAAACCCGCCTGCGAAAAGCTATTGAATTGCTGCGCGAAAAACTTAAGGATGATCACCTCAAGCAATTGTTGACGGTCATTGCTACATTAACGAACCTTTTAAACGATTGGCACTGA
- a CDS encoding DUF4382 domain-containing protein, whose amino-acid sequence MTYQNGSFATLIILMIFSFLSCEKDPDDSQLQGEVAVEITDAPVDDAGVQAVFVTIADVRVDGQSISGFSKTSLDILAYQNGNTEMLGALNLDAKSYNQITLVLDYDTDASGNSPGCYVVDENGNKQPIRSTSDEVRISNNFDIIANQTTQLIIDFDLRKCLTRESNPTPQDEYEFVNSSRFNSSLRLVNRAESGVIAGNCQDFISNSETLVVFAYRKGTYTRANEVNGENDLTFQGAVTSAVVASNGDYELHFLESGEYEIHFAAFKDEDNDGTSDLQGTLLLDAVSSIDLGAITVDAQATVTANVLVTGLIPL is encoded by the coding sequence ATGACTTACCAAAATGGAAGCTTCGCAACATTGATTATCCTAATGATTTTCAGCTTTTTATCCTGTGAAAAGGATCCAGACGACAGCCAACTACAAGGCGAGGTAGCCGTAGAAATCACTGATGCTCCAGTAGATGACGCAGGGGTGCAAGCCGTCTTTGTGACCATTGCCGACGTGCGTGTTGACGGGCAATCCATCAGTGGATTCTCCAAAACCTCACTGGATATTTTGGCTTACCAAAACGGGAATACCGAAATGCTGGGAGCGCTGAATCTAGACGCAAAGTCTTACAATCAAATCACGCTGGTGCTCGATTATGATACGGATGCCAGTGGCAACAGTCCCGGCTGTTATGTGGTCGACGAAAACGGCAATAAGCAGCCCATTCGCAGTACCAGCGACGAAGTGCGGATCAGCAATAACTTTGACATTATTGCCAATCAAACCACCCAGCTAATCATTGATTTTGATTTACGGAAATGCCTCACCAGAGAGAGCAATCCTACGCCACAAGACGAATACGAGTTTGTCAACAGCAGTCGTTTCAACAGTTCTTTAAGGCTCGTCAATCGTGCCGAAAGTGGTGTGATTGCCGGCAATTGCCAGGATTTCATCTCGAACAGTGAAACCTTGGTGGTGTTTGCTTACCGCAAAGGCACCTACACGCGTGCTAATGAAGTAAATGGAGAAAACGACCTAACGTTCCAGGGCGCAGTCACAAGTGCGGTAGTGGCCAGTAATGGTGATTATGAACTTCACTTTTTGGAGTCTGGTGAGTACGAAATTCACTTTGCAGCTTTCAAAGATGAAGACAACGACGGCACAAGTGACCTACAGGGTACGCTGCTGCTGGATGCCGTCTCAAGCATCGACCTCGGTGCCATTACAGTAGATGCTCAGGCTACGGTAACGGCCAATGTATTGGTCACTGGTTTGATTCCGCTTTAG